One genomic region from Prionailurus bengalensis isolate Pbe53 chromosome C1, Fcat_Pben_1.1_paternal_pri, whole genome shotgun sequence encodes:
- the CALML6 gene encoding calmodulin-like protein 6, with product MTERLTAEQIKEYKGVFEMFDEEGNGEVKTAELERLMSLLGINPTKSELASMAKDVDRDNKGFFNCDSFLALMGIYWEKAQNQEGELRAAFRVFDKEGKGYIDWNTLKYVLMNAGEPLNEVEAEQMMKEADKDGDGTIDYEEFVAMMTGESFKLVQ from the exons ATG ACGGAGCGCCTGACGGCCGAGCAGATCAAGGAGTACAAGGGCGTCTTTGAGATGTTCGACGAGGAGGGCAACGGGGAGGTGAAGACGGCAGAGCTGGAGCGGCTCATGAGCCTGCTGGGCATCAACCCCACCAAGAGCGAGCTGGCTTCCATGGCCAAGGACGTGGACAGAGACA ACAAAGGATTCTTCAACTGTGACAGCTTCCTGGCCCTGATGGGGATTTACTGGGAGAAGGCCCAGAACCAGGAGGGCGAGCTGAGGGCAGCCTTCCGTGTCTTCGACAAGGAGGGCAAGGGCTACATCGACTGGAACACGCTTAA GTACGTGCTCATGAACGCAGGTGAGCCCCTCAATGAGGTAGAGGCCGAGCAGATGATGAAGGAGGCTGACAAGGACGGAGACGGAACCATTGACTACGAGG AGTTTGTGGCCATGATGACCGGAGAGTCCTTCAAGCTGGTCCAGTAG